From the Cohaesibacter sp. ES.047 genome, the window GCGACCCGAGGCGGCTCTCTCGATCCCAACAGTCTGACCGATGATGTCATTGGCCGCATCCGCGCTCTCAACTCTATCGCCGAGCGGCGCGGCCAAACTCTGGCCCAGATGGCAATCGCTTGGACTTTGCGAGACAAACGGGTTACGTCGTCGCTTATCGGTGCCAGAACGGTCGAGCAGCTGGCAAATTCTCTCAGCGCCCTCGATTGTTTGGACTTCACGGCAGAAGAGCTCACGGAAATCGACCAGTATGCCCATGATGGCAATACCGATTTGTGGAAGGTGTCGACCAAACTGTAGCCTAGCGTTGGCGAACCGTGCCGTGCGGATCGCGCGTCAAACAGGCGAAGGGTCTCGTCCTAGAGACCCTTGCAGCCTTCAAGGAAAAAGCGTGTGCAGTGGTCGGCCCAACGGATGATGTCCTGTTCGGTCATATCTTCTTGCCACCGCATCATTGACTGACGCTGAAGGCCGCTGATCATCGTGCGCAACATGACAGCGGCTTCAGTCGGGTTTGGGCAGTCGATGTCGCTCTTGCTGCACAAATGCACAATCCGGGTGTCAAAGGCGTGCGCCAGCCTTTCTACCGCTGTTTGATAGTTTTCCAGAATTTCAGGGAAGCGCTCCATTTCTCTCATGATAATGACAGCGGTGCGTTTGGCGGTCGGGCTGAGAAGCAGGCGGGTATAGAGCAGCACCAGACGCGCCAGCTCCTGCTTATTCGTATCCTCGGGCTGGGGCCGCCGCTCAAGGGTTTGCAACTCTTTCTGCAGCCAGTCCTCTGCCACCATCCGGAACAACTCGGCCTTGTTGGGTATGAATTTGTAGAAAGTACGTGTGGAGATTCCGGCTTTCTCGGCCAGTGTTTTCACGCGCGTTTGCTCATATCCCGAGGCCAGGAATTCTTCTGCAGCGACGGAAATGAGCAGTTTGCGGATTTCACCGTCCTTGTGGGTCGGTGGTCGGCCCGGTGCACGTCGTTGTTCTGCCATGTCTGCAGCTCCTGCAACACTCTTGACATATTGTCACAATGGAGAATAAGAAGACAACGGTTTTCCTAATTGGCGCAAGGGCGTTTTTTCTGGTGGGTATCGAAACATGTTGAAAAGCAAAATCCTTCCACTTGTCATTTTTCTGTTCCTTCTTGTGGGGGGCTATGTGATCTGGTCCGTGCTCTACCCCGAGGAGCTTCTGGTTCAGGGGGAAGTGGAGGCAACGCGTGTTGATGTCGCCGCTCAGGTAACAGCCCGTGTTGCCGAGACCCCTGTCGGTTTTGGCGACAAGGTGAAAGCCGGTCAGGTTCTGATCAAACTGGCAAGCCCGCAATTGAGAGCCAGTTTGGTGTCGGCCAAGGCTGCGCTTGATGTGGCCAAGGCCAATCGTGATTTGGCTTTTTCAACGCGCCCTGAAACGATCGACGCAGCAAGGGCCGCTTTAGGCCAAGCCAAGGCCTCCGAGGAACTGGCGCAGAAGACCTTTGATCGCCTCGAAAAACTGCGCAACAGCAATACCGTTTCCGCGCAGAGCTATGATCAGGCATACAAGTCGTTGACGGCCGCCAAGCAAGCAGCACTCGCCGCTGAAGCACAGCTGAAGCTGGCGATTGAAGGCTCCAGTGCCGAGACAAAAGCCGTCGCCGAAGCAAAGGTTGAGCAGGCGCAGGCGGCTGTAGCGCAGATCGAAACCAACATCGATGAGCTGACGCTCTATGCGCCGATTGACGGCCAGATCACGGCCCGGATGGCGGAAAAGGGCAAGCTCTTTTCTGCCGGAGCGCCGCAAATCTCGCTGATCGACAGCGATCATCCATGGTTCACGTTCAACCTGCGCGAAGATCTTCTCAACGGTCTGGCTGTGGGGGATGTCCTCAAAGTCAGAATTCCTGCACTTGGCGACCGGGAGCTTGATATCAGAATTACTGCGATCAATGTCGAGGGCAGCTATGCCAACTGGCGTGCGACCAAGGCAACCGGTGACTTTGACTTGCGCACGTTCAGCATTCGCGCAGAGCCGGAAAAACCCGACGAAGATCTGCGTCCGGGAATGAGTGCACTCATCTCTTGGTCCGTTCCGGAAAAGATGGATCGCTAGAGCATGTGGAAAGGACACCTTCCTGCAGGGTTCCGCCGAATGATGCGGCGCGAAATGCGCCAGATTGCGGATCGTCCGGCTCTGGCTCTGATGCTGGGGCCGTTGCCGCTTCTGATGTTCATCACACTGGCCTACATGTTCCAGGCTGGTCTGCCGACCAGTCTGCCCGTTGCTGTGGTTGATCTGGATGGGTCATACATGTCCCGTCAGGTAACGCGCATGGTGGATGCCACACCGGAGGTGGATGTGACCTTGCGGCTGTCTTCGTTGACGCAAGCCAAAGAGGCGTTGGTTGCACGGCGCGCTTATGCGGTGCTCTATATTCCGCAGAATATGGCGCGGGATCTGCAGCGGGGATACCGGCCCGATCTGGTGATTTTCATCAACAACCAGCTCTATACCACGGGCAGTATTGCCAAGCGTGCCATCGGCGGCGCGCTCAGCACCTTCAATGCGGGCGTGTCGGTTCAGACCCGCATGGCGAGGGGGAGCGACAGGGACAGCGCCATGGCGGCCGCCAATCCTATCCCACTGCAGACCAACGCGCTCTTCAACCCGACACTGGACTATATCCAGTTTCTGCTTGCTTCCATCATGCCCGCTTTGCTGCAGGTGTTCATCAGCGTCAGCACGGCCTTGTCCTTCTCGCGGGATCATCACAATGAAGCCGGCCTTGCGCGGGCTTTGCGGCTTGGACGGACCCCGTTGCGTATGATCGCGGGCAAGATGGCGCCCTATACGATCATCTGGTGCTTCATGATGCTATTCACTGACGCCATACTGTTCGGGGTTTTTGATGCCGCCTTCAATGGCAGCATCCTGTTGCACTGCCTGTATAGCCTGGTTTTTGTGCTGGCCTGTCAGTTCCTTGGAGCGACAAGTGCGCTTCTGAGCCGGGATGCCGTGGCGACGCTCGGCTTTGCCGGATTGTTGACCGCTCCTGCCTTCGGGTTTGCCGGCATCAGCTATCCGCGCATGATGATGAGTGGCTTTGCGCAAGGGTGGGGAGCGATCATTCCGCTGACGCCCTATCTGGAGCTGCGGACAGATCAGGTGTTGCGCGGCACGCCTATTTTGACCTCGCTACCAACCATGGGGTGGGCGCTCGCCGTTGCCGCCGGGTGGGGCGGGATTCTTTTGCTGCTGATTTGGATCATCCCCCGTAAGAAAGCCAAGCAAAAGTTGGCCAGTGCTCAGGAAGATACCTCCACGCCAGCTGGACAAGGAGCCGCATCATGAAGCGCTTCTGGGATGCCTATCTGGATACCTTTCGGATTATTTTCACGACCTATGGTTCCTTTTCCACGATGGTCTTTGCGATCCTGCTTTATGGCGTGCTCTATCCCCAACCCTATGTGGGAGAGGTGGTTCGCAATGCCCCGGTGGTGGTGGTCGATCAGGATCACTCGTCCCTCAGCCGCGCCCTCGCTCGGCGGATCGACAATACAGATGGTGTGACCATTGTCTCCAAGGTCGCCGACCTGCAACAGGCAAAGGATCGGTTCTTTCATCGCGAGGCTTATGGCTTTGTGATCATCCCGCCAGACTTCGAGAAGAGCTTGCTCGATGGTCAACCGTCTCCCATCGCCGTTTATGGTGACGGCAGCTATTTCCTGATTTATAGCTCCATTGTTTCCGGGGTGCGTAGCGCTGCCAGCAGCTTGGGGGCGGAAGTCCAGATGTCCCGCCTGACCGCTGCA encodes:
- a CDS encoding ABC transporter permease; this encodes MWKGHLPAGFRRMMRREMRQIADRPALALMLGPLPLLMFITLAYMFQAGLPTSLPVAVVDLDGSYMSRQVTRMVDATPEVDVTLRLSSLTQAKEALVARRAYAVLYIPQNMARDLQRGYRPDLVIFINNQLYTTGSIAKRAIGGALSTFNAGVSVQTRMARGSDRDSAMAAANPIPLQTNALFNPTLDYIQFLLASIMPALLQVFISVSTALSFSRDHHNEAGLARALRLGRTPLRMIAGKMAPYTIIWCFMMLFTDAILFGVFDAAFNGSILLHCLYSLVFVLACQFLGATSALLSRDAVATLGFAGLLTAPAFGFAGISYPRMMMSGFAQGWGAIIPLTPYLELRTDQVLRGTPILTSLPTMGWALAVAAGWGGILLLLIWIIPRKKAKQKLASAQEDTSTPAGQGAAS
- a CDS encoding HlyD family secretion protein gives rise to the protein MLKSKILPLVIFLFLLVGGYVIWSVLYPEELLVQGEVEATRVDVAAQVTARVAETPVGFGDKVKAGQVLIKLASPQLRASLVSAKAALDVAKANRDLAFSTRPETIDAARAALGQAKASEELAQKTFDRLEKLRNSNTVSAQSYDQAYKSLTAAKQAALAAEAQLKLAIEGSSAETKAVAEAKVEQAQAAVAQIETNIDELTLYAPIDGQITARMAEKGKLFSAGAPQISLIDSDHPWFTFNLREDLLNGLAVGDVLKVRIPALGDRELDIRITAINVEGSYANWRATKATGDFDLRTFSIRAEPEKPDEDLRPGMSALISWSVPEKMDR
- a CDS encoding TetR/AcrR family transcriptional regulator; translation: MAEQRRAPGRPPTHKDGEIRKLLISVAAEEFLASGYEQTRVKTLAEKAGISTRTFYKFIPNKAELFRMVAEDWLQKELQTLERRPQPEDTNKQELARLVLLYTRLLLSPTAKRTAVIIMREMERFPEILENYQTAVERLAHAFDTRIVHLCSKSDIDCPNPTEAAVMLRTMISGLQRQSMMRWQEDMTEQDIIRWADHCTRFFLEGCKGL